The genome window CTTGCCACTGTGTATCGGAACCTGACCATGCTTCAGGAGCTGGGCCTCGTCGATCCAGTAGGGTTGCGTGAGGGGCAGATGCGGTATGAGGTGCGGCATGGGCGGGAGCATCATCATCATATTCAGTGTCGCGGGTGCGGTCGAATTGTCGATCTCATGCTGTGCCCGCTCAAGAAACTCACGCAACTTGTCGAGACCGAAACCAAGTTTGCGGTCGAAGGCCATTCCCTGGAATTTTTCGGTTGGTGTCCGCAATGTCGATGAACGCACTTGTGACGGCCGGGAAACGGTGGGCGCTTGTCGCTCTGTATGCCCTGCTGCTGTTCTCTCTCCAGCCGCTTCTACTCGATCATACGTTTGCGGCCGGGACCTCGCATGAACATTCAGACCAGGATGCCTGTGCCTGGCTGGACCATGCAGCGAGCGCCGGCCTGCACTCCAATGCTCCTCCTGCCTCGCAGGTACAGATCCTCACATCCGTGTCTGTCTTCCTGACGATTCCCTACTATTCCATTGTGCTCTCTCACATCTCCGTCCGCGGTCCTCCCATCCTTCTCTAACACTCGTCTCGTTGTGCTGATGGTCCCCCTCATGCGTCTTGTGCAGGGGAAGACCGGGCAGCTGCCTGCTCGCGCCTCCTGTGGGGCAGGGGCTCAAGGGGGTGGGTTGTT of Fimbriimonadaceae bacterium contains these proteins:
- a CDS encoding transcriptional repressor, translated to MADSIIDSLKAGGKKLTKPRQAILSILESSALPVTAAEVHAGLKKSHVNMDLATVYRNLTMLQELGLVDPVGLREGQMRYEVRHGREHHHHIQCRGCGRIVDLMLCPLKKLTQLVETETKFAVEGHSLEFFGWCPQCR